From one Paenibacillus sp. FSL K6-1330 genomic stretch:
- a CDS encoding DUF368 domain-containing protein, with protein sequence MEWKNLYRGVLMGVSDLIPGISGGTIAVVLGIYDRLLAAISGFFSREWKKQLGFLIPLGVGIGAALLLLSRVIEYLLASYYEPTQFFFTGLILGVLPLILRKAEARTKFKAVHVVVLIVAAGLLASTAFLRTDATSDPITVLTWSNGIGLFLSGWLASMAMLLPGISGSFVLLLLGVYSTAISALSSLNLGIIAVIGAGVVIGFVVSSRLIRYLLDRFPHMTYAVIIGLILGSIVIVFPGIPSGTGMMATSIGTLLLGLIVAVFMGRKE encoded by the coding sequence ATGGAATGGAAGAACCTTTATCGGGGTGTGCTGATGGGAGTCAGTGACCTAATTCCAGGTATAAGCGGCGGCACTATTGCTGTCGTGCTGGGTATCTATGATCGTTTGCTGGCGGCTATCAGTGGATTTTTCAGCAGGGAATGGAAGAAGCAGCTGGGCTTTTTGATTCCACTTGGCGTTGGAATTGGAGCAGCTCTATTGTTGCTGAGCCGCGTGATTGAATACCTGCTGGCAAGCTATTATGAGCCTACCCAGTTTTTCTTTACAGGATTGATTTTAGGGGTGTTGCCTCTTATTCTGCGTAAAGCGGAGGCGAGAACCAAATTCAAAGCCGTGCATGTGGTCGTGTTGATTGTGGCAGCCGGTTTATTGGCTTCGACGGCCTTTCTCAGAACGGATGCCACATCCGATCCGATAACCGTCCTGACCTGGTCCAACGGGATCGGACTGTTCTTATCCGGCTGGTTGGCCAGCATGGCGATGCTGCTGCCTGGCATTAGCGGGTCGTTTGTACTTCTCCTTCTGGGTGTGTATTCTACTGCCATTTCAGCTCTATCCTCATTAAATTTAGGGATTATAGCTGTTATTGGGGCGGGAGTGGTGATTGGCTTCGTGGTTAGCAGCCGGTTGATTCGGTACCTGCTGGACCGTTTCCCACATATGACGTATGCCGTTATTATTGGATTGATATTAGGATCTATTGTTATCGTGTTTCCGGGTATTCCATCCGGAACGGGTATGATGGCTACCAGTATAGGAACCTTGCTGCTGGGGCTGATCGTAGCGGTGTTCATGGGTAGAAAAGAATAA
- a CDS encoding serine hydrolase domain-containing protein, translating to MIHKMKEFAAGIRFSGAVLVTDENDNVVWDGAFGYSNRADHIPNQTDTRFGIASGCKLFTAIAVCQLIEQGKLSLDSKLSDCLDIPLPNFSPEITVFHLLSHSSGIPDYFDEEVMDDFEDLWKTVPMYTLRNGRDFLPLFQSERMKFQPGERFHYNNAGFVLLGLIVEQHAGIPFRDYVQQFVFEPCGMQDSGYFPLDRLPANTAYGYIDEEDGTWRTNQYAIPIQGYADGGAYVTASDMIKLWRSLMNNTLLTASMTEKLLASHNLNYGLGVWITKKNEDVFKYHVMGYDPGVNFRSAYYPATGHTLVVASNAGGGAFEMMQFIEEEWLK from the coding sequence ATGATACATAAAATGAAGGAATTTGCTGCTGGCATTCGTTTTTCGGGAGCTGTGCTCGTAACAGATGAAAATGACAACGTCGTATGGGATGGTGCCTTCGGTTATTCCAACCGGGCCGATCACATCCCGAATCAAACAGACACCAGGTTTGGCATTGCCTCAGGCTGTAAGCTGTTCACCGCTATTGCGGTTTGTCAGCTTATCGAACAGGGCAAGCTGTCGCTGGACAGCAAGCTAAGCGATTGTTTGGATATCCCACTGCCTAATTTTAGCCCGGAGATTACCGTTTTTCATTTGTTGAGCCACAGCTCGGGTATTCCGGATTATTTTGATGAAGAGGTCATGGATGATTTTGAGGATCTGTGGAAAACGGTTCCCATGTATACACTCCGGAACGGAAGGGACTTTCTACCGCTATTCCAGAGTGAACGAATGAAATTTCAGCCCGGCGAGAGATTTCATTATAACAATGCAGGCTTTGTATTACTCGGTCTGATCGTTGAACAACATGCTGGAATACCGTTTCGCGACTATGTCCAGCAGTTTGTATTTGAGCCGTGCGGCATGCAGGATTCGGGATATTTCCCGCTGGATCGTCTGCCCGCGAATACGGCTTACGGGTATATTGATGAGGAAGACGGCACGTGGAGAACGAACCAGTATGCTATCCCGATTCAGGGTTATGCCGATGGCGGGGCGTATGTGACGGCATCGGACATGATCAAGTTATGGAGGTCGCTTATGAACAATACGCTGCTCACCGCATCCATGACGGAGAAGCTGCTGGCTTCACATAACTTGAATTATGGGCTTGGCGTGTGGATTACCAAGAAAAATGAGGATGTGTTTAAATACCATGTCATGGGCTATGATCCGGGTGTGAATTTTCGGTCTGCTTATTACCCGGCCACCGGTCATACCCTTGTAGTGGCTTCCAATGCCGGTGGTGGCGCTTTTGAAATGATGCAGTTTATCGAGGAAGAATGGTTGAAGTGA
- a CDS encoding ABC transporter ATP-binding protein, producing the protein MNAILTCSNLSKSYGRTEAVRNLELQLEENTIYGLLGRNGAGKTTLLNMMTGGSFPDYGSIQVSGVTLKSGETPKGICYVREKNLFFGGAKVIEVLRLASAFHEDWDWDYAQSLLKTFKLNPDKKIRQLSRGMESLVGNIIGLASRAPITVFDEPVLGLDVLMRERFYRVLVEDYANHPRTILLSTHLIDEIATVVERVYIMDSGAMLLHDDVDHIRANSHLLTGNQEQIEQFTKDRHVIYKESYGKGSLTAIYGAIHEADRSQANKLGIAIDGLPLQKFFSYLIEGGQSIE; encoded by the coding sequence ATGAACGCAATACTTACCTGTTCCAACCTGAGCAAGAGTTACGGGCGTACGGAAGCGGTCCGAAATCTGGAGCTCCAGCTGGAAGAGAATACGATCTACGGCTTGCTGGGCCGCAATGGCGCCGGAAAGACCACACTGCTTAATATGATGACCGGCGGATCTTTTCCCGACTATGGCAGTATTCAGGTTTCGGGGGTAACGCTTAAGAGTGGAGAAACCCCAAAGGGAATTTGCTACGTAAGAGAGAAAAATTTGTTCTTCGGCGGTGCCAAGGTGATTGAAGTGCTGCGCTTGGCATCGGCCTTTCACGAGGACTGGGACTGGGACTATGCCCAGAGCCTGCTAAAGACATTCAAGCTAAACCCGGACAAAAAAATCCGCCAGCTTTCACGGGGAATGGAATCCCTGGTCGGAAACATCATCGGTTTGGCTAGCCGGGCCCCGATCACCGTATTTGATGAACCGGTGCTGGGATTGGATGTGCTCATGCGAGAGAGATTTTATCGCGTTCTGGTTGAGGATTATGCCAATCATCCCCGGACCATCCTGCTCTCGACCCATCTGATTGATGAGATCGCAACCGTCGTTGAGAGAGTCTATATCATGGATTCCGGCGCTATGTTATTGCATGACGATGTTGACCATATCCGCGCCAATTCTCATCTGTTGACAGGGAACCAGGAACAAATCGAACAATTTACGAAGGATCGTCACGTGATATATAAAGAATCTTACGGTAAAGGTTCCTTAACCGCGATATATGGAGCCATTCATGAGGCAGACCGTTCACAAGCCAACAAGCTTGGTATTGCTATTGACGGTTTACCACTGCAAAAGTTTTTCTCCTATTTAATCGAAGGAGGGCAATCCATTGAATAA
- a CDS encoding GntR family transcriptional regulator, with translation MNSRFDEGQPIFQQIADMIEDDILNGTYQADDQIISMSQFASTFQVNPATAVKGIALLVNEGILYKKRGLGMFVAADAKQIILTKRQDRFYNELVLKLLDEAEKLELTTEDVIEMIKQKR, from the coding sequence ATGAATTCCAGGTTTGACGAAGGACAGCCGATTTTTCAGCAAATCGCAGATATGATTGAAGATGACATATTGAACGGGACATACCAAGCGGATGATCAGATTATCTCAATGTCGCAGTTCGCGAGTACTTTTCAGGTCAATCCCGCAACAGCTGTAAAAGGCATTGCCCTACTTGTCAATGAAGGGATTTTGTACAAGAAAAGGGGGCTGGGCATGTTTGTTGCTGCAGATGCCAAACAGATCATATTGACCAAGCGACAGGATCGGTTTTACAACGAACTCGTATTGAAGCTGCTTGATGAGGCAGAAAAGCTTGAATTGACCACCGAGGATGTTATTGAAATGATCAAACAAAAGAGATAG
- a CDS encoding response regulator transcription factor produces MSIKVLIAEDQRMLRGALASLLDFEDDIDVIGQAGDGDEALSLIGLHQPDVCLLDIEMPARSGLEVAEEVKLRGYASRVIILTTFARPGYFERAVQAGVQGYLLKDEPSERLAEAIRRVMDGRREVSPELVFGTLSGAGANPLTEREREVLRLAADGNSSNEIASKLHLSYGTVRNYMSEILSKLSAKNRIEAISMAEEKGWI; encoded by the coding sequence ATGAGCATCAAAGTGCTGATCGCCGAGGATCAACGAATGCTGCGAGGCGCTCTGGCTTCCTTGCTTGATTTTGAAGACGATATTGATGTGATTGGTCAAGCCGGCGACGGCGATGAAGCTCTATCCCTGATTGGCTTGCATCAACCCGATGTATGCCTGCTCGATATCGAAATGCCTGCGCGCAGCGGTCTCGAAGTAGCGGAGGAAGTTAAGCTGCGTGGTTATGCCAGCCGAGTCATCATACTTACGACCTTTGCTAGACCCGGTTATTTCGAGCGGGCCGTGCAGGCGGGAGTTCAGGGATACCTGCTTAAGGACGAGCCCAGTGAACGGCTGGCAGAAGCCATCCGCCGGGTAATGGATGGGCGGCGGGAGGTCTCCCCTGAGCTCGTATTCGGTACGCTTTCAGGTGCAGGTGCCAATCCGCTGACCGAACGCGAACGGGAAGTGCTGCGGTTGGCTGCAGACGGCAACAGCTCCAATGAAATTGCGTCGAAGCTTCACTTGTCCTATGGGACTGTCCGCAACTATATGTCTGAGATTTTAAGCAAGCTCAGTGCCAAGAACCGGATTGAGGCCATCTCGATGGCCGAAGAGAAGGGCTGGATATAG
- a CDS encoding sensor histidine kinase, with amino-acid sequence MKKLNDAKSAGFEVFPTQLGLFPYLWLIYICLPVINMMSEQGWKMGIGFTLIALFLVTYRQLYFAAGTPRFFAWLGVQMSIIFILCMWYHPTYMYMGFFTANFIGWYTDRRNFTISLVLFGIIETVPLIKNASLLGWRDLVFMIPFFLIMLFSPFGIRSLNRRQELEKELAQANEQIRNLIKGEERMRIARDLHDTLGHTLSLITLKSQLVEKLAMKNPEKAQLEAREIQNTSRAALRQVRELVSDMRTATLPEELVEAQIILESADIRFICTGNPKLEGISDLAHNILSLCLREAVTNVVKHSQASQCRIALESLDNEWRLEVADNGVGLQCKEEDSSSSSNSNGLKGMVERLSLIGGTVEASSDQQGTIIEIRVPIIIKNRKEDTTHEHQSADRRGSTNAARRSGFLA; translated from the coding sequence ATGAAAAAATTGAACGACGCGAAATCTGCAGGGTTTGAGGTGTTTCCAACGCAATTGGGGCTTTTCCCCTATTTATGGCTCATTTATATATGCCTGCCCGTGATCAACATGATGAGCGAACAAGGATGGAAGATGGGGATCGGCTTTACGCTTATTGCCTTGTTTCTCGTCACGTACCGCCAGCTCTACTTCGCCGCGGGAACCCCTCGTTTCTTTGCGTGGCTGGGCGTTCAGATGTCCATCATTTTCATTCTCTGCATGTGGTACCACCCAACCTACATGTACATGGGCTTCTTTACGGCCAATTTCATCGGCTGGTATACCGATCGGCGTAATTTCACGATCTCCCTCGTATTGTTCGGCATCATCGAGACCGTTCCTTTAATCAAAAATGCGAGCTTGCTGGGCTGGAGGGATCTGGTATTTATGATTCCTTTCTTTCTCATCATGCTATTTTCACCCTTCGGTATCCGCTCATTGAACCGGCGGCAGGAGTTGGAGAAGGAGCTCGCGCAGGCTAACGAGCAGATTCGCAATCTGATTAAAGGCGAAGAGCGGATGCGTATCGCCAGGGATCTTCATGACACCTTAGGCCATACCCTCTCCCTCATCACGTTGAAGAGCCAGCTTGTCGAGAAGCTGGCAATGAAGAATCCAGAGAAGGCCCAATTGGAAGCCCGGGAGATTCAGAACACCTCTCGTGCCGCGCTGCGCCAAGTACGTGAGCTGGTGTCCGATATGCGGACCGCCACCTTGCCCGAGGAATTGGTAGAGGCCCAGATCATTCTGGAGAGTGCCGATATCCGGTTTATCTGCACCGGTAACCCGAAGCTGGAGGGAATATCCGACCTGGCCCACAATATTCTGAGCCTCTGCTTGCGGGAAGCCGTGACCAATGTGGTGAAGCATAGTCAGGCAAGCCAGTGCCGGATTGCCCTCGAGTCGCTTGACAATGAGTGGCGTCTTGAGGTGGCCGACAATGGAGTTGGTCTTCAATGCAAAGAAGAAGATTCATCTTCTTCATCCAACAGTAATGGCCTGAAAGGCATGGTGGAGCGGCTTTCCCTTATCGGGGGCACCGTAGAGGCCAGCTCCGACCAGCAAGGCACGATAATAGAAATTCGTGTTCCGATCATCATCAAGAACCGGAAGGAGGACACAACCCATGAGCATCAAAGTGCTGATCGCCGAGGATCAACGAATGCTGCGAGGCGCTCTGGCTTCCTTGCTTGA
- a CDS encoding ABC transporter permease: MTTWKLLAIQCKMELLRMVRNPYYIFWSLAMPILFYFIFTRVVNTGAADTGQWQAHYLMSMASFSVMGTAIMSLGIRLVQERVQGWAVYMRVTPLPGSVYFFGKMFVQTVMHLLCIIVIFVAGYLINGVSLTLGQWLLSGLWILIASVPFLAIGTLIGSMKRVDTASGVSNGIYLGLAVTGGMWFPIEAMPSIMQAIGKWMPSYHFGGGAWSIVRGEAPGLDNFMVLAGYLVVFMLLSTYIRKKQQAD, translated from the coding sequence ATGACAACCTGGAAACTGCTGGCTATACAGTGCAAGATGGAGCTGCTCCGGATGGTGCGCAATCCGTATTATATTTTCTGGTCGCTCGCTATGCCGATTCTGTTCTATTTCATCTTTACCCGGGTCGTGAATACGGGGGCCGCCGATACGGGACAATGGCAGGCGCATTATCTGATGTCGATGGCATCCTTCAGTGTCATGGGCACCGCCATCATGTCGCTCGGCATTCGCCTCGTGCAAGAGCGAGTCCAGGGCTGGGCTGTATATATGCGGGTAACGCCACTTCCCGGCAGCGTGTATTTCTTTGGCAAAATGTTTGTGCAGACAGTCATGCATCTGCTCTGTATCATCGTGATATTCGTAGCCGGCTACCTGATTAACGGCGTCTCCCTCACCCTCGGACAATGGCTGCTCAGCGGATTGTGGATTCTGATCGCGTCCGTCCCGTTCCTGGCTATCGGCACCCTGATTGGCTCCATGAAACGGGTCGATACAGCAAGTGGCGTCAGCAACGGCATCTACTTAGGCCTGGCCGTAACGGGCGGGATGTGGTTCCCGATCGAGGCGATGCCTTCTATCATGCAAGCTATCGGCAAGTGGATGCCCTCCTACCATTTTGGCGGAGGTGCCTGGTCGATCGTGCGCGGAGAAGCGCCGGGCTTGGATAATTTCATGGTTTTGGCAGGATATTTGGTAGTATTTATGTTACTATCCACCTATATTCGGAAAAAACAACAAGCCGATTAA
- a CDS encoding ABC transporter ATP-binding protein translates to MSKPIHEPIAELRQVTKMFGSKKAVNQVSFTIEKGSITAILGPNGAGKSTAISMMLGLKDASEGEVLLFGQSPKDLKVREKIGAMLQEVSVMDGLRTREIINLIRGYYPNALALPDIALLSGLTTEELNKWAIKMSGGQKRKLSFALAIAGNPELLFFDEPTVGLDTSARRLFWQTVRKLADQGKTILFTTHYLQEADDMADRILLFHQGQVAADGTPEAIKAKLTRRSLSFIVDADHQQVKELLHEVPGVTDVYELNGRLNAVTDNTDTALAVLFRAGLAVRDIRIDQGSLDEAFEQLTMNQGEAV, encoded by the coding sequence ATGTCAAAACCAATCCATGAACCTATTGCGGAACTACGGCAGGTAACCAAAATGTTCGGAAGCAAAAAAGCAGTCAACCAAGTGTCGTTTACTATAGAAAAAGGATCTATCACGGCCATTCTCGGGCCAAACGGAGCAGGTAAATCAACCGCCATCTCCATGATGCTTGGTCTTAAAGACGCCAGCGAAGGCGAGGTCCTCTTGTTCGGTCAAAGCCCGAAGGACTTGAAGGTCCGCGAGAAGATCGGCGCCATGCTTCAAGAGGTGAGCGTCATGGACGGGCTCCGCACGCGTGAAATCATCAATCTCATTCGCGGCTATTATCCGAATGCGCTGGCGCTTCCAGACATCGCCCTGCTTAGCGGGCTCACAACAGAGGAACTTAACAAATGGGCTATCAAAATGTCCGGAGGCCAAAAACGCAAGCTCAGCTTTGCACTGGCGATTGCGGGGAACCCCGAGCTGTTATTCTTCGATGAACCAACGGTCGGCCTGGATACATCGGCACGCCGGTTATTCTGGCAGACGGTACGCAAGCTTGCCGATCAGGGCAAGACGATTCTGTTCACCACCCACTACCTGCAAGAGGCGGACGATATGGCTGACCGCATTCTGCTGTTCCACCAGGGTCAGGTTGCTGCAGACGGCACGCCAGAAGCTATTAAGGCTAAGCTGACCCGAAGGTCGCTCTCCTTTATCGTCGATGCGGATCACCAGCAGGTCAAGGAGCTGCTTCATGAGGTCCCCGGCGTAACGGATGTATATGAACTGAACGGTCGGCTGAACGCCGTAACGGATAATACGGACACGGCACTAGCAGTTCTGTTTCGGGCCGGGCTGGCCGTACGTGATATCCGCATCGATCAAGGAAGCCTGGATGAAGCATTTGAGCAATTAACGATGAATCAAGGGGAGGCCGTATAA
- a CDS encoding ROK family glucokinase → MSENIYVGVDLGGTAIKVGICNEEGHLLHKYEGPTETAKGVDTVIDNIEKYVRHIVEESPYSWDQLAGVGAGFAGFTNIREGIIILAPNVGFKDVPIRALLEERLGKPVKIDNDANVAALGEAWSGSGRGVENCVCYTLGTGVGGGIIINGKIYQGFGGMAGELGHISVVPDLEAIQCGCGEMGCLETVSSATGIIRMAKDAVERGDRTSLAHVESIAAKEVFDAAKAGDEVAVRIVNRAAYYLGKSMAAVAAVLNPEAFIIGGGVSKAGDILFNEVRAVFAKLTPEPLQRGVRIVPAELGNDAGVVGAAGLHLRS, encoded by the coding sequence ATGTCTGAGAACATCTACGTCGGTGTCGATCTGGGCGGAACAGCAATTAAAGTTGGAATTTGCAATGAAGAAGGGCATCTTCTGCATAAGTATGAGGGGCCGACGGAAACAGCCAAAGGCGTTGACACGGTTATTGACAACATTGAGAAATATGTGCGTCACATTGTAGAAGAATCGCCATACAGCTGGGATCAACTTGCTGGCGTGGGAGCTGGATTCGCCGGATTTACGAATATTCGTGAAGGCATCATAATTTTGGCACCGAATGTAGGATTTAAAGATGTACCGATTCGCGCACTGCTTGAAGAGCGTCTCGGCAAGCCCGTCAAAATAGACAACGACGCCAATGTAGCTGCATTGGGTGAAGCTTGGAGCGGCTCAGGCCGCGGCGTTGAGAACTGCGTATGCTATACATTGGGTACCGGTGTCGGCGGAGGCATTATTATTAACGGCAAAATTTATCAGGGGTTTGGCGGCATGGCTGGCGAGCTTGGACATATCTCGGTTGTGCCGGACTTGGAAGCGATTCAATGCGGATGCGGTGAAATGGGCTGTCTCGAGACGGTTTCGTCGGCAACCGGCATTATCCGCATGGCGAAGGATGCCGTAGAGCGTGGCGACCGTACTTCCCTTGCCCATGTAGAGAGCATTGCGGCGAAGGAAGTGTTTGACGCTGCAAAGGCAGGCGATGAAGTTGCCGTTCGGATCGTGAATCGCGCAGCTTATTACCTGGGCAAATCCATGGCTGCCGTTGCGGCCGTGTTGAATCCCGAAGCCTTTATTATCGGCGGCGGCGTATCCAAAGCCGGCGACATTCTGTTTAATGAAGTTCGTGCTGTATTTGCGAAGCTGACACCAGAGCCGCTTCAACGAGGTGTACGCATCGTTCCGGCTGAGCTCGGCAATGATGCCGGCGTTGTAGGCGCTGCTGGTCTGCATTTGCGTTCGTAG
- the rapZ gene encoding RNase adapter RapZ, producing the protein MLEAANRGSNTSSMATLIIITGMSGAGKTLAVQSLEDLGFFCVDNLPPVLIPKFAELIEQSKGKIGKVALVIDLRGREFFTALSESLSYIKDHFTIHCEILFLDATDSVLVQRYKESRRRHPLAPEGMPLDGIRLERKMLDELKNSATQVIDTSNMKPVRLKEKIISRFTHLESSTLSVNITSFGFKYGIPIDADLVFDVRFLPNPHYIEQLRPNTGQNSDVYEYVMKWPETQAFLTKLLDMLHFLIPQYRKEGKSQVIIGIGCTGGKHRSVAIAEYLGKMLGVSETETVSVSHRDSDRDRH; encoded by the coding sequence ATGCTGGAAGCAGCCAACCGCGGCAGCAACACATCATCCATGGCCACCCTGATCATCATCACCGGGATGTCGGGAGCAGGTAAGACCTTGGCCGTACAAAGTCTGGAGGATCTTGGATTCTTTTGCGTCGATAACCTGCCTCCGGTGCTCATTCCCAAATTCGCGGAGCTGATCGAACAATCCAAGGGGAAGATCGGCAAGGTTGCATTGGTCATCGACCTGCGTGGCCGCGAATTTTTCACGGCTCTATCAGAGTCTCTGAGTTACATCAAGGATCACTTTACCATCCATTGCGAGATTCTGTTCCTGGATGCAACGGATTCCGTGCTTGTTCAACGCTATAAGGAAAGCCGTCGTCGCCATCCCCTCGCTCCGGAAGGCATGCCGCTTGACGGTATAAGGTTGGAGCGCAAAATGCTGGATGAGCTGAAGAATTCGGCCACTCAGGTGATCGATACCAGCAATATGAAGCCTGTGCGATTGAAGGAGAAGATTATCTCACGCTTCACACATCTGGAGAGCAGCACGTTATCGGTAAATATTACATCCTTTGGGTTTAAATACGGTATTCCGATTGACGCTGATCTGGTGTTTGATGTGCGCTTTCTGCCCAACCCGCACTATATTGAGCAGCTGCGTCCAAATACCGGCCAGAACAGTGATGTATATGAATATGTGATGAAATGGCCGGAGACACAGGCTTTCTTAACCAAACTGCTCGATATGCTGCATTTCTTGATCCCGCAGTATCGGAAGGAAGGAAAAAGCCAGGTTATTATCGGCATTGGCTGTACCGGCGGGAAGCATCGCTCCGTTGCGATAGCGGAATACCTTGGCAAAATGCTGGGCGTTAGCGAAACGGAGACGGTATCGGTGAGTCACCGTGATTCTGATCGGGATCGGCATTAA
- a CDS encoding YvcK family protein, with the protein MGGGTGLSVMLRGLKEKPLDITAIVTVADDGGSSGILRSELQMPPPGDIRNVLTALADVEPLLSDILKYRFKNGSGLAGHSLGNLILAAMTDLHGDFVTAVKEMSRVFVVRGQVLPAAGEAVILHAEMEDGSIVTGESKIPEAGQRIKRIFLEPEHVEPLPEALEAIQQADAILIGPGSLYTSILPNLLVPKLAEAIVSSEAIKMFVCNVMTQPGETDNYTVSDHLQAVYDHIGLHLFDYVIVNDGEIPPQVQDKYAQKGAKPVFLDRDEVTSRGYKLIADKLVLFRTYLRHDADKLSNHIFQLVQDWITRKG; encoded by the coding sequence ATGGGTGGAGGAACCGGGCTGTCCGTCATGCTGCGGGGACTCAAGGAAAAGCCGCTTGATATTACGGCCATCGTTACCGTCGCTGATGATGGGGGAAGCTCCGGCATACTGCGTAGCGAATTGCAGATGCCGCCCCCGGGAGATATTCGAAATGTACTTACAGCGCTTGCCGATGTGGAGCCGCTGTTATCCGATATATTGAAATACCGTTTTAAGAATGGCTCGGGACTGGCCGGGCACAGCCTCGGCAATTTAATCTTGGCTGCCATGACGGATTTGCACGGTGATTTTGTCACGGCAGTCAAGGAGATGAGCCGGGTTTTTGTTGTTCGTGGACAAGTGCTGCCTGCGGCGGGTGAAGCTGTTATTTTGCATGCGGAGATGGAGGACGGTTCCATTGTGACCGGTGAATCCAAAATCCCGGAGGCTGGACAGCGCATTAAGCGGATCTTTCTGGAGCCGGAGCATGTCGAGCCGCTGCCGGAGGCGCTGGAGGCAATTCAGCAGGCCGATGCAATTCTGATCGGTCCGGGAAGCCTGTATACCAGTATTTTGCCCAATTTGCTTGTTCCCAAGCTTGCTGAGGCTATCGTATCCTCTGAGGCGATCAAAATGTTCGTGTGCAATGTGATGACGCAGCCTGGAGAAACCGATAATTATACAGTCAGTGATCATTTGCAGGCCGTTTACGACCATATTGGTCTTCATCTGTTCGATTATGTTATTGTAAATGATGGAGAAATCCCGCCTCAGGTTCAGGATAAGTACGCCCAGAAGGGTGCTAAGCCCGTGTTCCTGGATCGTGATGAGGTGACGAGCAGAGGGTACAAACTCATTGCAGATAAGCTTGTGCTATTTAGAACATACTTAAGGCATGACGCTGACAAGCTGAGCAACCATATTTTTCAGCTGGTACAGGATTGGATTACACGAAAGGGGTGA
- the whiA gene encoding DNA-binding protein WhiA: protein MSFAAQTKKELTMIESQNCCEKAELSALIRMNGSVQLSNKKVILDISTENAAIARRIYSLIKRHFQAHTELLVRKKMRLKKNNVYIVRIPAQVQEILKELCIVSEGFLFQSRIDKQIVRKNCCKRAYLRGAFMAGGSVNNPEGSSYHLEIASMYEEHCQSLVDLANEFHLNARCIERKKGFIFYIKEGEKIIEFLNLIGAHQALFKFEDVRIMRDMRNSVNRIVNCETANLNKTIGAAVRQIENIKLLQKEMGLENLPDKLREVAEIRLAHPDMNLKEVGELLKGTVSKSGVNHRLRKIDELAEKIRNG, encoded by the coding sequence TTGTCCTTTGCGGCACAGACGAAGAAAGAACTGACAATGATCGAAAGCCAGAACTGCTGTGAAAAAGCCGAGCTGTCCGCGCTCATTCGGATGAATGGTTCTGTTCAACTTTCGAACAAAAAGGTAATCCTGGATATTTCAACGGAAAATGCCGCGATTGCAAGACGTATTTATTCCTTAATTAAGAGGCATTTCCAGGCGCATACTGAACTTTTGGTGCGTAAAAAAATGCGTTTGAAGAAGAATAACGTATATATCGTTCGTATTCCCGCCCAGGTTCAGGAGATACTTAAAGAACTGTGCATCGTTTCCGAAGGCTTTCTGTTTCAATCGCGGATTGATAAACAAATCGTTCGCAAAAATTGCTGTAAACGCGCCTATTTGCGCGGTGCCTTTATGGCTGGCGGATCCGTGAACAATCCGGAGGGGTCTTCGTACCATCTCGAAATTGCCTCAATGTATGAAGAGCACTGCCAGTCCCTGGTGGATCTGGCGAATGAATTTCATCTGAACGCACGTTGTATCGAGCGGAAGAAAGGATTTATCTTCTACATTAAGGAAGGCGAGAAAATTATCGAATTCCTTAATCTAATCGGTGCCCACCAGGCATTGTTCAAGTTCGAGGATGTTCGTATTATGCGGGACATGCGTAACTCGGTAAACCGGATCGTGAACTGCGAGACCGCCAACCTGAACAAAACGATCGGCGCTGCCGTCCGTCAAATTGAGAACATCAAGCTGCTCCAAAAGGAAATGGGTCTTGAGAATTTGCCTGATAAACTTCGGGAAGTGGCGGAAATAAGGCTAGCTCATCCGGACATGAATCTCAAGGAAGTCGGCGAGCTTCTTAAAGGAACCGTCAGCAAATCCGGCGTCAATCACCGTCTGCGCAAAATCGACGAATTGGCCGAAAAGATTCGGAATGGGTAA